The DNA segment GATTCCGGCGTGCCCGTGGGCTTCGGCCTGCTGACCACCGATTCCATCGAGCAGGCCATCGAACGCGCGGGCACCAAGGCGGGCAACAAGGGCGTGGAAGCCGCCGCCGCCGTGCTGGAAACCGTGCGCGTGATGGAGCAGCTGTAACCCCATGACCAACCAGGGCAAAAAACCCACCCGGCGCAGCGAGCGCGCGTTGGCCTTCCAGGTGCTGTACGGGCTCAGCTTCACCCCGGCCACCAGCGAAGGCGCGTTGCGCGCGGCCTATGCCGCCTCGCCCGATGTGGCCGACCGCACCGCCGAGGACGAAAAGCCCGACCGGCACGCCCCCGCCACCGCCCCGCAGGGCTACGCGTGGGAAGTCATCCTCGGCGTGTGGAAGACGCAGGCCGAACTGGACGAGGCGGTTTCGGGATTTTCGCAGAACTGGCGCGTGGAGCGCATGGGCCGCGTGGAACTGACGCTGCTGCGCATCGCCGTGTACGAAATGCTGTTCCGCGACGACGTGCCCGCCAAGGTGGCCATGAACGAGGCCATCGAGCTTTCGAAGCAGTTCGGCGACGACAACTCGCGCGGGTTCATCAACGGCATTCTCGACGCGGTGGCCCGCGCGGTGGAATCGGGCCGACTATCGCCCAAGGGGCAGTAGGCCCCGGTGCTGGCGGGGGAGTTCGGCGGCGCTTAACCGCCCGGAATCACCCCGCGAATGCGCAATTGGCACTTGAAGGCGCGCGTCCGAAAGGCTACGGTCTGACGGGCTCGCGCCCTCGGTCTTCCCGGCAGGCACGCCCCGCCAGTTCAGAACCGGACCAGATGCCGGTTCAGAGACTCGCCACCACCGGCGGACGGAACAGGCACCGGCCACCAACGGCACGGCAGGCGGCCCCGCACCAGTTCACACGGACCAGTTCACACGGACCAGTTCACACGGACCAGTTCACGGGAACCAGTTCACACGGACCAGCCCACAAGGACCAACGCGGCATGAAACCCGAACGCGGCATGAAATACGATCACCAGTCCATCGAAATCAAATGGCAGCGCACCTGGGAAGAAAGCGGCACCTTCCACTGCGACCACCACTCCGACAAGCCCAAGTACTACGTGCTCGAGATGTTCCCCTATCCGTCGGGCAACATCCACATGGGGCACGTGCGCAACTATTCCATCGGCGACGTGGTGGCCCGTTTCAAGCGCATGCAGGGCTTCAACGTGCTGCACCCCATGGGCTGGGACGCCTTCGGGCTGCCCGCGGAAAATGCCGCCATCAAGCACGGCACCCATCCCGCCAAGTGGACCTTTTCCAACATCGACAACATGCGCAGCCAGTTGCGCCGCCTTGGCTACTCGTATGACTGGCGGCGCGAGCTTGCCACCTGCACGCCCGAATACTACCGCTGGGAGCAGCAGTTCTTCCTGCGCTTCTTCGAGAAGGGCCTTGTGTACCGCAAGCAGGCCCCGCAGAACTGGTGCCCCAAGTGCCACACCGTGCTCGCCAACGAGCAGGTCATCGAAGGGCTGTGCTGGCGCTGCGACTCCGCCGTGGAGCAGAAGAACCTGACCCAGTGGTTCCTGCGCATCACCGACTACGCGGAAGAACTGCTGGCCGACCTCGACAAGCTGGAAGCGGGCTGGCCCGAGCGTGTTGTGAGCATGCAGCGCAACTGGATCGGCAAGTCCATCGGCGCGGAGATCGTGTTTCCGCTGGAGAATGCCGACAGTTCCATCACCGTGTTCACCACCCGGCAGGACACCGTGTTCGGCGCCACCTTCATGAGCCTTGCGCCGGAACATCCCTTGGTGGAACAGCTCATTGACGGAAAGCCCGAAGCTCCGGCGGTGCGGGCCTTCGTGGAGCGCATCCGCAACATGGACCGCATCGTGCGCCAGTCGGACGACCTGGAAAAGGAAGGCGTGTTCACCGGTGCCTACTGCGTGAACCCCTTCACCGGCCACCGCATGCCCATCTGGGTGGCCAACTTCGTGCTGGCCGAATACGGCACCGGCGCGGTCATGGCCGTGCCCGCGCACGACCAGCGCGACTTCGAGTTCGCCCGCAAGTACGACCTGCCCATGCAGGTGGTCATCCAGCCGGAAGGCGATGCGCTGGACACCGCCGCCATGCAGGCCGCCTGGACCGAGGCAGGCCTGCTGGTCAATTCCGGCGAATTCGACGGCCTGCCCAACGATGCCGCCAAGCAGAAGATCGCCGATTCGCTGGAAGCCTCCGGCAAAGGCCGCCGCACGGTCAACTACCGCCTGCGCGACTGGAACATCTCGCGCCAGCGGTACTGGGGCGCACCCATTCCCGTGGTGTACTGCGATACCTGCGGCGTGGTGGCCGAAAAGGACGAGAACCTGCCCGTGCTGCTGCCGCTGGAAGTGCGCACCCACGAGGATGGCCGCTCGCCCCTGCCCGACACCCCCGAATTCGCGGACTGCATCTGCCCCAAATGCGGCGGCAAGGGCCGCCGCGAGACCGACACCATGGACACCTTCGTGGAGTCCTCGTGGTATTTCGCGCGCTACACCAGCGCCGGCAAGAACGACGGCGCGTTCGACCCCGCCGCGCTCAAGTACTGGATGCCCGTGGACCAGTACATCGGCGGCGTGGAACACGCCATCCTGCACCTGCTTTACTCGCGTTTCTTCGTGAAGGCCCTGCGCGACTGCGGCTACATGGACCTGGACGAACCCTTCGCCAACCTGCTCACCCAGGGCATGGTGCTGAAGGAAGGGGCCAAGATGTCCAAGTCCAAGGGCAACGTGGTGGACCCCACCGAAATGATCGCCCGCTACGGGGCGGACACGGTGCGCCTGTTCTGCCTGTTCGCCGCGCCGCCGGAACGCGACTTCGACTGGAGCGATAGCGGCATCGAGGGTTCCTACCGCTTCATCGGGCGCATCTGGCGCCTGGCCGAGGAACTTTCCGGCGTGCTCATGCCCGTCAAGGCCTGCTCGGCCACGGCGGCAGACGCCGCGACGCCCCAGGCCAAGGACCTGCGCAACAAGGAACACGCCACGGTGCGCAAGGCCGGGGCGGACATCAGCGACAGGTTCCAGTTCAACACGGCCATCGCGGCGGTGATGGAACTGGTCAATGCGCTGTACCTCGCCAAGGACGAATTGTCCGGAAGCGAGGGCGGTCGCCGGGTGCTGTCCAGCGCCGTGGCCACCGCGCTCACGCTGCTCTCGCCCATCACCCCGCACCTTTCCGAAGAGCTGTGGGAAGTCATCGGCAACGCCGGACGCATCACCGACGAGCCGTGGCCGCAATGGAGCGAGGAAGCCCTGGCCCGTGACGAGGAAACCATTGTGGTCCAGATCAACGGCAAGCTGCGCGGCCGCGTCAGCGTGCCCGCAGGGGCGGACGCCAAGGCCATAGAGGCCGCCGCCCTGTCGGAACCCAACGTGGCCCGCCATCTGGAGGATGTCACCGTGCGCAAGGTCGTCGTCATTCCCGGCAAGCTCGTCAACGTGGTGGTCGGCTAGCCATGGCCGCCGCGTCCTTCAGGAACCTTGGCCCGTGCGCGGGCCGCAACGGCGGATTCCTGTCCCGCATGACGCGGCGTGCGCTGCGTGTCCTCACAGTCGTGCCCCTGCTGGCCGCCCTGGCCGTACTGTCCGGCTGCGCGGGATACAACCTGACCAGCGAGGAAACCGGCATCTTCGGTGACGGCAGCAAGACCCTCAAGATCAAGAGCGTGGACAACCCCACCATGTACCCGTGGCTGCCGTACATGCTGCGTTCCGCCCTGCGGGACGAGGTTGCCGCGCGCAGCCTGGCCGTGTGGAAGGACGAAGGCCGCGCGGACTACGAGATCAAGCTGCGGGTGCACTACTTCCGCCTGCGCGGCGACGTGCGCGACTCCGACGACAGGACGCAGCTGTACACGGCCTCCATGGCCGCCGATGCCACCGTGTACGACGGCACCACCAACGCCGTGCTCTGGGAATCGAAACTCGTCACCTATTACGACTCGTACGACACCTACAACGAACGCGAGGCCGCCGAACGGGTGGGCATCGAACTGGTGCGACGGCTGGTGGACAGAATGCGCCAGCGCTTCTAGACCGCAGGCCAAGGCCCGGATATAAACGGCCCGAGGGGAGGCGTTCCCTTCGGGCCTTCTTGTTGCCGCCCCGCAACCCCACGGTGACTGCATGACCCGACCCGGCTTCACCATCTGCATCTGCCCCGATTCCCGCCTGACCCGCGACCGCATCGACGCGCTGCTGGCCGCGCATCCGTACGTGGCGCCCATGGCTGGTGACAATTCCGCCGCGTCCTCCGGATTGGGAGGGCTGGCCCCCTCAGCCCCCGCCACCTGGGACCGCCAGGCATTCTGGGGCGACGAACCCCTGCCCCCCGCCTTCTGGGAACACCTGACCCTTCAGGGGCTGTTCGCCACGCCGCGCGCGCTGGTGGTGCGCAACGCCCAGAATCTGCCCGCAGAAACCTGGAAGCGCATTTCCGCAGCGCTGGCCAAGCCCAATCCGTTGGCATGGCCCTTTCTGTGCCTGGAAGTACCCTTCGACAAGGGGCAGCCCAAAGTGCCCGCCCACATCGCCAAGCTGCGCTGCCTGGACTTTGCGGAAACGCAGAAATGGATATGGCGCTCGCCCGGCCTTGACGAACGCGGCGTGGCCACCTTCGTGCGCCAGCATGCCGCCTCGCGCTCCCTCCGTTTCGCCCCCGGCGCGCTGGAGGCGGTCTGCGCCGCCCTTCCACCCGATGCCACCGCCATCGCCACCGAACTGGAAAAGCTTTCGCTTGCAGCAGGCGACGGAGAGGTGACTCCGGCCATGGCCGCGCTGGTGGACCATGCGGCGGACATCGACATCTTTGCCTTCATGCGGGCGCTGCAAGCGGGCAACGCGCCCATGACGGTGTGGCGCCAGGTGCTGCGCGACCGGTTGGGCGGCGATTCCATGCTGTTTCCCTTTCTGGGCATGCTGCTGCGCGAAACGCGCATCCTGTGGCAGTTGCTGGCGGGCGAGCCGGTGCGCCTGCCTCCCTCGGTGCTGCCGCCCAAGCAGCAACTGGCGCGCCAGTTGGGCCATGCCGGGCTTGCCCGGATATGGGACCTGGCGCTGGAGGCGGAGCAGGGCATCAAGAGTGGCGAACGCTCACCCGAGCAGGCCATGGAAATGCTGGTGGCCGGACTGTTCACCCTGTTCGCCCGCAGCCGCCGCGCCGCGACCGGTACCGGTCAGGCTGGTGCGGGCCAAGCCGGCGGCGGACAATCCGGCAGGCCCCGTCCCCCGGCGTACGTGCCGGGCGGACAGAGGAACTGACGGATGGTGCCCCCCCCGGCCCTGCCAATCCGGCCTGCCGCCGCGCCCAGCGGGCACCGCCGGGCCATGCGCACGCCCCTCCGCCATGCGGCCATCGACCCTGCAATCACGGGCGGCCCGCCTACAACGGGCTTGCACGCCCCGTACGACTGCTTATTATGACGAATGGTCCCCACTATCACGGGCACCGGGAACGGGTGCGTGCCAGACTGCGCAACGACCCCGCCGCCCTGCCCGACTACGAGGTGCTGGAATTGCTGCTGGGCCACGTGCTGTTGCGGCGCGATACCAAACCGCTGGCCAAGGAACTGCTGACCCGCTTCGGCAGCCTGAGAGGCGTGCTGGACGCCCGGCCCTCGGAGTTGCTGGCAGTGAAGGGCTTTGGCACGTCGATGCTCGATTTCTGGGCCTTGCTGCGCGAGGTGATGGCCCGCTACGTGGAAACCCCGGCCCGCGAGCGCGAGGTGCTGGGCAGCCCGCAGGCGGTGGCGGAAATGGCCCGGATGCGTCTGGCAGCATCGCCCCACGAGGAAGTGTGGGTGGCCCTGCTGGATACCCAGAACCGCATGGTGGCATGGGAGCGGGCCTCGCGCGGCACGGTAAACGCCTCCGCCGTGTACCCGCGCGAAATCCTGGAGCTGGCCTTGCGGCACAAGGCGGCATCGATCATCCTGGTGCACAACCACCCAGGCGGCAACCCGTCGCCGTCGGCGGGAGACATCGAGATCACCCGGCAACTGGAACTTTCCGCCAAGGCCATCGGCATGCGCCTTCTGGACCACGTCATCGTCACCGATGACACCTGTTACAGCCTCAAGGATGACGGCCTGATCTGATGATGGCTGATCTGGCGACGGCCTGATCTGGCGGCCCCCCCCCGCCCCGCACGCCGGGAAAACCAGGAGCAGCACGACCATGATGCGCAGCCGATTCAGGGTCACCGGACGGGTGCAGGGGGTGGGCTTTCGCTCATGGACCTGCCGCACCGCCCGTGCCCTGGGTCTTGCCGGATGGGTGCGCAACCTGCCCGACGGCAGCGTGGAACTGGAAGCCCGGGGACCGGACAAACGCATGGACACCCTGCGCGAGGCCCTGTGGAAAGGACCCATGTTCGCCAATGTCACCAGGGTGGAGGAGCAGCCGTATCCCGATTCGTCCGATTCACCGGACGCGCCACGCGGGCCTGTTGAGGTTGTCGAGCCTGTTCTGACAGGCGGCACCGATGCGCCCGGCACGCGGGACGGGCAAAGCGCCCCCCTGCACGATTTCCATGTCCGATTCTGACACGCGAGGAGTACCCCGCATGACCGACGACATATACGACGACGGCACCCCCAAGGGGGACGGCCCAAGCTCCGGCCCAAGCTCCGGCCCAAGCTCCGGCCCAAGCTCCGACCCAAGCTCCGACAAGGACACCGGCAAGGCCGCAAGGCAACAACGGGACGCCACCGCGCCCTCCCCTGCCGACGCCGACGCCGACGCCGCGACTGACGCCACCGCCCCCACCGTCATCGACATCCAGCCCGGCGACCGGGACACTCAGGGCGACGCGACCAACGCAGAGGCAAGCGTGACCACGACGCCCCGCGCGGGTGATGATGTCCGTGCCCTGGATTTCGACGGTCTCGGCGACTTCGCCGTCGCGAAACCGGACACCCCCGACACCGTGCCCCCGGACGGACCGGAATCGACGGAAACACCCGACGGCCCGGAACTGCCCGTGCTGCCCGACGAGCTGCCCGTGCTGCCCGTGCGTGACGTGGTGGTGTTCAACTACATGATCCTGCCCCTGTTCGTGGGCCGCGAAAAGTCGGTGCAGGCCGTGGACGCGGCCCTCAACGGCAGCCGCTACCTGATGATCTGCACCCAGCGCGACGAGTCCGTGGACGACCCCGCGCCGGAAGACCTGCACCCCACCGGCACGGTGGTGATGATCATGCGCATGCTGAAGATGCCCGACAACCGGCTGAAAGTGCTGGTGCAGGGCATCAGCCGCGCCCGTGTGGAATCCTTCGGCGTGGGCGACGGCTATCTTACCGCCCGCGTGGAAACCCTGCCCGAGCCGGAACTGGGTCCGCCCACCGTCGAGCAGGAAGCCATGATGCGCGCCGCCCGCGAGCAGAGCGAAAAGATTCTTTCGCTGCGCGGCATCGCCACTTCGGACATCATGGCCGTGCTCAATTCCGTGGACGACCCCGGCCGCCTTGCCGACCTCATCGCCGCCAACCTGCGCATGAAGGTCTCCGACGCGCAGGCCATCCTGGAATGCACCGACCCCGACGCCCGGCTGCGCCTGGTCAACGAGCAGCTGGTCAAGGAAGTGGAAGTGGCGTCCATGCAGGCCAAGATCCAGAGCATGGCGCGCGAGGGCATGGACAAGGCCCAGAAGGACTACTTCCTGCGCGAGCAGATGAAGGCCATCCGCCGCGAGCTTGGCGAATCCGGCAACGAGGACGAGGAACTGGAAGACCTGACCCGCGCCCTTGAACGCTCCGGATTGCCGCGTGAAGTCCGCAAGGAAGCGGACAAGCAATTGCGCCGTCTGGCCGCCATGCATCCCGATTCGTCCGAGGCCACCGTGGTGCGCACCTACCTGGAATGGCTGGCGGAACTGCCGTGGGCCAAGCTTTCGCGCGACCGGCTGGACATCAACAAGGCCAAGGTGATCCTGGACGAGGACCACCACGGCCTCGCCAAGGTCAAGGACCGCATTCTGGAATACCTCAGCGTGCGCAAGCTGAACCCCAAGTCCAAGGGACCCATCCTGTGCTTCGCGGGGCCTCCCGGCGTCGGCAAGACCTCGCTGGGCCGGTCCATCGCCCGCGCCATGGGCCGCAAGTTCCAGCGCATCTCGCTGGGCGGCATGCGCGACGAGGCGGAAATCCGGGGCCACCGGCGCACCTACATCGGGGCCATGCCGGGGCGCATCGTGCAGAGCCTGAAGCAACTGGGCACGCGCAACCCCGTGCTGATGCTGGATGAAATCGACAAGATCGGCTCCGACTTCCGGGGCGACCCCTCATCCGCGCTGCTCGAGGTGCTGGACCCGGAACAGAACTTCTCGTTCAGCGACCATTACCTGAACGTGCCCTTCGACCTGTCCAAGGTCATGTTCATCTGCACGGCCAACCAGCTGGACACCATTCCCGCCCCCCTGCGCGACCGCATGGAGGTCATCTCCATCCCCGGCTACACCATGCAGGAAAAGCTGGCCATCGCCCGCCGCTACCTGCTGCCGCGCCAGGCCAAGGAAAACGGCCTGTCCCCGCGTGAGGTGACCGTGCCCGACGCGCTCATCGAGCGCATCATCACCGGCTACACCCGCGAGGCCGGGCTGCGGAACCTGGAGCGCGAAATAGGCTCGCTGTGCCGCAAGGTGGCCCGCCGCAAGGCCGAGGGCGAGAAAGGCCCCTTCCGGGTCACCCCGCGCATGCTGGAAAAGCTGCTGGGCGCGCCCCGCTTCATCGATGAGGAAAAGGAAACGGAACTGCTGCCCGGCGTGGCCCTGGGCCTGGCCTGGACCCCCTACGGCGGCGAGGTGCTGCACGTGGAAGTCACCCCCATGAAGGGCAAGGGCGGCGTGACCATGACCGGCCAGCTCGGCGACGTGATGAAGGAAAGCGCACAGGCCGCCATTTCCTACGCGCGCAGCCGCGCCGAACGCCTGGGCGTGGAGCCCGACTTCTCGGAAAAGCTCGACCTGCACATCCACGTGCCCGCAGGCGCCACCCCCAAGGACGGCCCCTCCGCCGGGGTGACCATGGTCACCGCGCTCATCTCCGCCCTTACCGGCACCCCGGTGCGCAGCGAACTGTGCATGACCGGCGAGATCACCCTGCGCGGCCGCGTGCTGCCCGTGGGCGGCATCAAGGAAAAGATACTGGCCGCCGTGGCGCGCGGCATGCAGCACGTCATCATCCCGCGCCAGAACATCAAGGACCTGGAAGACATCCCCGCAGACCTGCTGCGCCGCATCGAAGTCCACCCCGTGGGCCACATCGACGATCTGCTGCCCCTGGCGTTTCCGAAAGACGAATAAGGGAAGAATGAACCGGGGAGGGGACCTTTTGGAAAAGATCTCCCTCCCCGGCCCCCTCCCCCCCAACTTTTTATAGGGCTGTTCCTTTTGCCCTCCTCTCACCACGCTACAGTTCAGGGGCCATACCTACCCTTCCTCCAAAAACAACAAAACGGGCCGGAGAATATCCGGCCCGTTTTCGTATCCCCCCACCAATTAAAAAGTTTAGGGGGATGGGGGTACGGGGGAAGGAGACCCTTTTACGCGCTGCGGTCGCCATCCGTAACACTCGCGCGTTGCGCTCGTGTAACGGCTGCCGCAAAGGGTCCCTTCCCCCGTTTGCCTTCCTCAATTTCAGTCTCCCTACCCCGCCGAAAGCGGCAGGGGGCAGCGGCGTTCCAGCAGCTTGACGGTACGGTCGAAGGGCAGCGGGCGGGAGTACAGGAAGCCCTGCCCGTACAGGCAGCCCAGTTCCAGCAGCACCTCGGCCTGTTCGGGCCGTTCGATGCCTTCGGCCACCACGCCGAGGCCAAGACCCCGGCCCAGGCTGACGATGGACTGCACGATGCCGTAGGCGGCCTTTTCCTCGTGCACGCGGCTGGTGAACGACTTGTCGATCTTGATCATGTCCATGGGGAACTGGCGCAGGTAGTTCAGCGAGGAATAGCCGGTGCCGAAGTCGTCGAGCACCAGTGAAACACCCAGCTCCTTGAACTTCCACAGCTTGTCGGTAACGGCATCCACGCCGGTCAGCAGCAGGCTTTCGGTGATCTCAAGCCGCACGTCCAGCGGGTTGCAGCCGGACTCCAGGATGACGGCGGAATAGCTTTCCACCATGTTCCAGCGGCGGAAGCTGCGCGCGGAAATGTTCAGGTTCAGGGCGAATTCCGCCGCCGGTCCGGCCCGTTCGCGCAGGGCCCGCACCGAGGCGCAGCCCAGTTCCAGCACGTGCCGGTCCAGATGGTAGATCAACCCCGATTCCTCGGCCAGGGGGATGAACTCCGAAGGGGTGAGCAAGCCAAGGTCCGGGTGGTTCCAGCGTACCAGCGCCTCCAGCCCGGTGATGCGCGCGGTGCGCAGCGAAACCACCGGCTGGAAGTACAGTTCTATCTCGCCGCGCTCCATGGCCCGGCGCAGTTCGTTTTCGCGGCGCAGCTTGTCCGGGGCGGCGGGCACCACATCCTCGTCGAACAGTTCGTAGCGGCCCTTGCCCGATTCCTTGGCGCGGAACATGGCAAGGTCGGCGTCGCGCAGGATGTCTTCTGCGGATGCATACTGCCGGGCGCGCACCACCACCCCGATGCTGGCGGCCATGTACACCTCGGTGTCGTGCACCGGAAAAGGCGTACGCAGGGCGTCCTGAATGCGTTCGACGATGGTGCCCACCTCGGCGGTGTCCTCCACGTCGTCCAGCAGCACGGCAAACTCGTCGCCGCCGCAACGGGCCAGGGTGTCCACCTCGCGCAGGCAGGGCAGCACCCGGTCCGAGAACAGGCGCAACAGTTCGTCGCCCGCGCGGTGGCCCAGGCTTTCGTTGACCACCTTGAAGCGGTCGATGTCCAGGAACAGCACGGCAAAGCGGTAATGATCGTGCCGCCGGGCCCGCTTGAGGGCGCTTTCCACGCGGTCCAGCAGCAGCACCCGGTTGGGCAGGCCGGTGAGCACGTCGTGGAAGGCGGTCTGGGTCATGCGTTCCTCGTCGCGGGTGGCCGGATCGCGCCCGGCGCGGCCGTTGCCGCCCTCCAGCGGGGTGACCTGCAACAATGCGCACGGGGGATGGCCCGCCTCGCCGGGCAGGATGCGCAGGCTCTGCTGCATCCAGCGCTTTTCGCCATCGGCCCGCAGGAACGGCCACGAGGTTTCGACGATGGCGCCACCCGCCCCGGTCATCCCCGCCGTCGCGCGGATGGCCGATACCGAAAGCCACAGCCCGCCGAACTCGCGCAGGGCCTGCCCGGCCATGTCGGGGGGCAGCAGATCACGCAGTTCCGTACCCGCCAGCACGCCGTCGGGGTAGCCGAAGGCGGCCTCGAAGGCCCGGTTCACCGCCAGCAGCCTGCCCCCGGCGTCCAGCAGGGCCATGCCCGCCACCGCGTCCATGAACGAGGCGCGATAG comes from the Nitratidesulfovibrio sp. genome and includes:
- the nusB gene encoding transcription antitermination factor NusB; translated protein: MTNQGKKPTRRSERALAFQVLYGLSFTPATSEGALRAAYAASPDVADRTAEDEKPDRHAPATAPQGYAWEVILGVWKTQAELDEAVSGFSQNWRVERMGRVELTLLRIAVYEMLFRDDVPAKVAMNEAIELSKQFGDDNSRGFINGILDAVARAVESGRLSPKGQ
- the leuS gene encoding leucine--tRNA ligase; protein product: MKYDHQSIEIKWQRTWEESGTFHCDHHSDKPKYYVLEMFPYPSGNIHMGHVRNYSIGDVVARFKRMQGFNVLHPMGWDAFGLPAENAAIKHGTHPAKWTFSNIDNMRSQLRRLGYSYDWRRELATCTPEYYRWEQQFFLRFFEKGLVYRKQAPQNWCPKCHTVLANEQVIEGLCWRCDSAVEQKNLTQWFLRITDYAEELLADLDKLEAGWPERVVSMQRNWIGKSIGAEIVFPLENADSSITVFTTRQDTVFGATFMSLAPEHPLVEQLIDGKPEAPAVRAFVERIRNMDRIVRQSDDLEKEGVFTGAYCVNPFTGHRMPIWVANFVLAEYGTGAVMAVPAHDQRDFEFARKYDLPMQVVIQPEGDALDTAAMQAAWTEAGLLVNSGEFDGLPNDAAKQKIADSLEASGKGRRTVNYRLRDWNISRQRYWGAPIPVVYCDTCGVVAEKDENLPVLLPLEVRTHEDGRSPLPDTPEFADCICPKCGGKGRRETDTMDTFVESSWYFARYTSAGKNDGAFDPAALKYWMPVDQYIGGVEHAILHLLYSRFFVKALRDCGYMDLDEPFANLLTQGMVLKEGAKMSKSKGNVVDPTEMIARYGADTVRLFCLFAAPPERDFDWSDSGIEGSYRFIGRIWRLAEELSGVLMPVKACSATAADAATPQAKDLRNKEHATVRKAGADISDRFQFNTAIAAVMELVNALYLAKDELSGSEGGRRVLSSAVATALTLLSPITPHLSEELWEVIGNAGRITDEPWPQWSEEALARDEETIVVQINGKLRGRVSVPAGADAKAIEAAALSEPNVARHLEDVTVRKVVVIPGKLVNVVVG
- the lptE gene encoding LPS assembly lipoprotein LptE, encoding MAAASFRNLGPCAGRNGGFLSRMTRRALRVLTVVPLLAALAVLSGCAGYNLTSEETGIFGDGSKTLKIKSVDNPTMYPWLPYMLRSALRDEVAARSLAVWKDEGRADYEIKLRVHYFRLRGDVRDSDDRTQLYTASMAADATVYDGTTNAVLWESKLVTYYDSYDTYNEREAAERVGIELVRRLVDRMRQRF
- a CDS encoding DNA polymerase III subunit delta, whose protein sequence is MTRPGFTICICPDSRLTRDRIDALLAAHPYVAPMAGDNSAASSGLGGLAPSAPATWDRQAFWGDEPLPPAFWEHLTLQGLFATPRALVVRNAQNLPAETWKRISAALAKPNPLAWPFLCLEVPFDKGQPKVPAHIAKLRCLDFAETQKWIWRSPGLDERGVATFVRQHAASRSLRFAPGALEAVCAALPPDATAIATELEKLSLAAGDGEVTPAMAALVDHAADIDIFAFMRALQAGNAPMTVWRQVLRDRLGGDSMLFPFLGMLLRETRILWQLLAGEPVRLPPSVLPPKQQLARQLGHAGLARIWDLALEAEQGIKSGERSPEQAMEMLVAGLFTLFARSRRAATGTGQAGAGQAGGGQSGRPRPPAYVPGGQRN
- the radC gene encoding DNA repair protein RadC, with translation MTNGPHYHGHRERVRARLRNDPAALPDYEVLELLLGHVLLRRDTKPLAKELLTRFGSLRGVLDARPSELLAVKGFGTSMLDFWALLREVMARYVETPAREREVLGSPQAVAEMARMRLAASPHEEVWVALLDTQNRMVAWERASRGTVNASAVYPREILELALRHKAASIILVHNHPGGNPSPSAGDIEITRQLELSAKAIGMRLLDHVIVTDDTCYSLKDDGLI
- a CDS encoding acylphosphatase; amino-acid sequence: MMRSRFRVTGRVQGVGFRSWTCRTARALGLAGWVRNLPDGSVELEARGPDKRMDTLREALWKGPMFANVTRVEEQPYPDSSDSPDAPRGPVEVVEPVLTGGTDAPGTRDGQSAPLHDFHVRF
- the lon gene encoding endopeptidase La — its product is MTDDIYDDGTPKGDGPSSGPSSGPSSGPSSDPSSDKDTGKAARQQRDATAPSPADADADAATDATAPTVIDIQPGDRDTQGDATNAEASVTTTPRAGDDVRALDFDGLGDFAVAKPDTPDTVPPDGPESTETPDGPELPVLPDELPVLPVRDVVVFNYMILPLFVGREKSVQAVDAALNGSRYLMICTQRDESVDDPAPEDLHPTGTVVMIMRMLKMPDNRLKVLVQGISRARVESFGVGDGYLTARVETLPEPELGPPTVEQEAMMRAAREQSEKILSLRGIATSDIMAVLNSVDDPGRLADLIAANLRMKVSDAQAILECTDPDARLRLVNEQLVKEVEVASMQAKIQSMAREGMDKAQKDYFLREQMKAIRRELGESGNEDEELEDLTRALERSGLPREVRKEADKQLRRLAAMHPDSSEATVVRTYLEWLAELPWAKLSRDRLDINKAKVILDEDHHGLAKVKDRILEYLSVRKLNPKSKGPILCFAGPPGVGKTSLGRSIARAMGRKFQRISLGGMRDEAEIRGHRRTYIGAMPGRIVQSLKQLGTRNPVLMLDEIDKIGSDFRGDPSSALLEVLDPEQNFSFSDHYLNVPFDLSKVMFICTANQLDTIPAPLRDRMEVISIPGYTMQEKLAIARRYLLPRQAKENGLSPREVTVPDALIERIITGYTREAGLRNLEREIGSLCRKVARRKAEGEKGPFRVTPRMLEKLLGAPRFIDEEKETELLPGVALGLAWTPYGGEVLHVEVTPMKGKGGVTMTGQLGDVMKESAQAAISYARSRAERLGVEPDFSEKLDLHIHVPAGATPKDGPSAGVTMVTALISALTGTPVRSELCMTGEITLRGRVLPVGGIKEKILAAVARGMQHVIIPRQNIKDLEDIPADLLRRIEVHPVGHIDDLLPLAFPKDE
- a CDS encoding EAL domain-containing protein, which translates into the protein MPPVIRVSGDALFAGLPDLAAMLGKPPSPDSPEPISDSATAVQASLPEQPLPAPTSSGRVWPHGDLAAQFGAAGIGVCVFDPAGQLLYMNGPMADLLGCGPEGIPSLFCARMVGLEGTADVLALFLRVASGQDEGGSVRKRFLRGDGGTMLASVTLYAVHDALGLPLHVVHLVRPLERTDRPERGGDRPEALARRRFDDVPFPVGWSAADGAQTSGTARPDRYRAALHLIAHATLHEVDPDGLGAAFARVFRSLLPGEPPELVVYPGDGSRTVYASAESAGRRDAAPPCDLAARVYLRGETVHVDADALRELAELGECLLPDPVPAHWLGVPLRTRTGEVMGAIVCRVDGGEDSDHADRTDAQPLPRPVPARARPGFSAEDRRLLELVSGHVADALAARRDMGRRALDEVRYRASFMDAVAGMALLDAGGRLLAVNRAFEAAFGYPDGVLAGTELRDLLPPDMAGQALREFGGLWLSVSAIRATAGMTGAGGAIVETSWPFLRADGEKRWMQQSLRILPGEAGHPPCALLQVTPLEGGNGRAGRDPATRDEERMTQTAFHDVLTGLPNRVLLLDRVESALKRARRHDHYRFAVLFLDIDRFKVVNESLGHRAGDELLRLFSDRVLPCLREVDTLARCGGDEFAVLLDDVEDTAEVGTIVERIQDALRTPFPVHDTEVYMAASIGVVVRARQYASAEDILRDADLAMFRAKESGKGRYELFDEDVVPAAPDKLRRENELRRAMERGEIELYFQPVVSLRTARITGLEALVRWNHPDLGLLTPSEFIPLAEESGLIYHLDRHVLELGCASVRALRERAGPAAEFALNLNISARSFRRWNMVESYSAVILESGCNPLDVRLEITESLLLTGVDAVTDKLWKFKELGVSLVLDDFGTGYSSLNYLRQFPMDMIKIDKSFTSRVHEEKAAYGIVQSIVSLGRGLGLGVVAEGIERPEQAEVLLELGCLYGQGFLYSRPLPFDRTVKLLERRCPLPLSAG